From the genome of Spirosomataceae bacterium TFI 002, one region includes:
- a CDS encoding oxygen-independent coproporphyrinogen-3 oxidase, whose amino-acid sequence MHLYLHIPFCKQACHYCDFHFSTNTQLKTDVVKAIVKEIVLQKDYLPSSKINSIYFGGGTPSLLVESELALIFEAISQHFIVKENAEITLEANPDDITLLRLKTWASYGINRLSIGIQTFDDAQLKFLNRAHNATEADHCIAMARDSGIGNLSIDLIYAIHSKSNDIWKQNLEKTIQLELPHVSAYCLTIEEKTVFGSHLKKKKINPVDDKFAADQFELLLQTFETNGLEQYEISNFARNGMYAKHNTSYWQGEPYLGVGPSAHSFDGKSRQWNVANNPKYLKSILNEKVPFEREVLSKSDQVNELIMTGLRTKWGLDLSKIESIEPNFLNIQKEEIEILQREEKIFFEDGKILLTTRGKLFADGIAASIFLD is encoded by the coding sequence ATGCATTTATACCTGCATATACCTTTTTGTAAACAAGCTTGCCATTATTGCGATTTCCATTTTAGTACCAATACTCAGTTAAAGACTGATGTTGTAAAAGCAATAGTGAAAGAAATAGTACTGCAAAAAGACTATTTGCCTTCATCCAAAATCAATAGTATCTACTTTGGTGGTGGAACTCCTTCCCTCCTAGTTGAATCTGAATTAGCATTGATATTTGAGGCAATATCTCAACATTTTATTGTTAAGGAAAATGCTGAAATTACGCTTGAAGCCAATCCGGATGATATCACTTTACTAAGATTAAAGACTTGGGCCAGCTATGGCATAAATAGACTAAGCATAGGTATCCAAACCTTTGACGATGCTCAGCTCAAATTCTTAAATAGAGCACACAATGCCACAGAAGCGGACCATTGTATCGCTATGGCTAGGGATAGTGGTATTGGAAATCTAAGCATCGACCTTATCTACGCAATTCATTCCAAATCAAATGATATATGGAAGCAAAACCTTGAAAAAACCATTCAACTAGAGCTTCCACATGTTTCTGCCTATTGTCTAACGATAGAAGAAAAGACTGTTTTTGGCAGTCATTTAAAAAAGAAAAAGATTAACCCTGTTGACGATAAGTTTGCTGCTGATCAATTCGAACTATTACTTCAAACATTCGAAACAAACGGTTTGGAACAATATGAAATTTCTAATTTTGCTCGAAATGGAATGTATGCCAAACATAACACTTCCTATTGGCAAGGCGAACCCTATTTAGGAGTTGGGCCAAGTGCACATTCGTTTGATGGAAAAAGCAGGCAGTGGAACGTTGCAAATAACCCAAAATACCTCAAGAGTATATTGAATGAAAAGGTACCTTTTGAACGTGAAGTACTTAGTAAGTCGGATCAAGTCAATGAGCTAATCATGACAGGTCTCAGAACGAAATGGGGCCTTGACTTGAGCAAAATTGAATCGATTGAACCTAATTTTTTAAATATTCAAAAGGAAGAAATAGAAATCCTGCAGCGAGAAGAGAAGATTTTCTTTGAAGATGGTAAAATACTGTTAACTACGAGGGGTAAACTTTTTGCAGACGGGATTGCTGCTTCAATATTTTTAGATTAA
- a CDS encoding putative bacilliredoxin, YphP/YqiW family — protein MYPPHLVAPMKAELTNNGFKELLTAADVDNFMENQKGTSLIVINSVCGCAAGTCRPGVLQAVNNSEFKPDNLVTVFAGFDMDATQRMREHIPMPPSSPSIALYKDGELVHFVERHHIEGRSADMIGQHLTAVFDEVCAAEA, from the coding sequence ATGTATCCTCCACATTTAGTAGCACCGATGAAAGCCGAATTGACCAATAATGGCTTCAAAGAGCTTTTGACAGCAGCGGATGTCGATAATTTCATGGAAAACCAAAAAGGCACTTCACTTATCGTGATCAACTCAGTATGTGGTTGTGCGGCAGGTACTTGTCGTCCAGGTGTTTTACAAGCTGTAAACAACTCGGAGTTTAAGCCAGATAATTTGGTAACCGTATTTGCAGGTTTTGATATGGACGCAACGCAGAGAATGCGTGAACACATCCCAATGCCTCCATCTTCACCATCAATAGCATTGTATAAGGATGGCGAGTTGGTTCACTTTGTAGAAAGACATCACATTGAAGGTCGTTCAGCAGATATGATCGGACAGCACCTTACAGCTGTGTTTGATGAAGTTTGTGCTGCTGAGGCATAA
- a CDS encoding Cysteine desulfuration protein SufE — protein sequence MTIDEKQEEIIEDFDLFDDWEGKYEYIIDLGKKLPGIADEFKTEENIIKGCQSVVWLRAYMDGGKVFFEGDSEAIIVKGLVSMLLNVFSGHEPKEILNSEPYFIAKVGLASHLAQTRSNGLASMVKQMKTYALAYSSHEMN from the coding sequence ATGACAATAGACGAAAAACAAGAAGAAATAATTGAAGATTTCGATCTTTTTGATGATTGGGAAGGAAAATATGAGTACATCATTGATCTTGGGAAAAAACTACCGGGAATAGCTGATGAATTTAAAACAGAAGAGAATATCATAAAAGGTTGTCAATCCGTTGTGTGGTTAAGAGCATATATGGATGGCGGCAAAGTGTTTTTTGAAGGTGATAGCGAGGCTATTATCGTTAAAGGGCTTGTGAGCATGCTTTTAAATGTATTTTCTGGTCATGAACCGAAAGAAATTCTCAATTCGGAGCCATATTTTATAGCCAAAGTAGGACTGGCGAGCCATTTAGCTCAAACCCGTTCAAATGGCCTGGCAAGTATGGTTAAACAAATGAAAACGTACGCATTGGCTTACAGTAGCCACGAAATGAATTAA
- a CDS encoding FeS assembly SUF system protein, whose amino-acid sequence MTETELKEKVREQIKQVYDPEIPVDVLELGLIYDIKVFPVNNVYVLMTLTSPSCPSAEQIPTEIEEKIRELKEVSDVTIELTFDPPYSQDMMSEEAKLELGFM is encoded by the coding sequence ATGACTGAAACAGAGTTAAAAGAAAAAGTAAGAGAGCAGATTAAACAGGTATATGATCCTGAAATTCCTGTAGATGTTTTGGAATTAGGATTGATTTATGATATCAAGGTTTTTCCTGTCAATAACGTTTACGTTTTGATGACTTTAACCTCGCCTTCTTGCCCTTCAGCGGAGCAGATTCCGACTGAAATAGAAGAAAAAATAAGGGAATTGAAAGAAGTAAGTGATGTCACCATCGAACTTACTTTTGATCCACCTTACAGCCAGGACATGATGTCCGAAGAGGCCAAGCTCGAACTTGGATTTATGTAG
- a CDS encoding cysteine desulfurase / selenocysteine lyase codes for MQGLDIAAIRKDFPILHQSVNGKPLVYFDNAATTQKPQTVLDALSHYYGDYNSNIHRGIHFLAEKATSAFEDSRKSLKEFINAESTDQVIFTYGTTDGINLIANTYGRKFIGQGDEIIISTMEHHSNIVPWQMLCEEKGCVLKIIPISDSGELDMEAFDKMLNEKTKLVSVVHVSNSLGTINPVAEIIEKAHKIGAKVIVDGAQATSHLDIDVQALDVDFYVFSAHKLFGPTGMGVLYGKRDVLEAMPPWRGGGEMIKEVTFEKTTYNDLPYKFEAGTPNIADVIAVKNAVDYINKLGKKNIRAYEDELLAYATEKLSEIEGLQIVGTAKEKVSVISFTIDGIHPQDIGIMLDQQGIAIRTGHHCTQPLMQRFGIPGTARASFAVYNTKEEIDLLVAGIKKVKKFLL; via the coding sequence TACGAAAAGATTTCCCAATACTTCATCAGAGTGTGAATGGTAAGCCTTTGGTCTATTTTGACAATGCTGCCACAACCCAAAAACCTCAAACGGTTTTAGATGCTTTGTCGCATTATTATGGCGACTACAATAGCAATATACATAGAGGAATTCATTTTTTAGCCGAGAAAGCTACTTCTGCTTTTGAGGACTCCAGAAAGTCTCTAAAAGAATTTATTAATGCTGAAAGTACTGATCAAGTAATCTTTACATATGGAACTACCGATGGTATCAATCTGATAGCCAATACTTATGGAAGGAAATTTATAGGGCAAGGGGATGAAATCATCATAAGTACAATGGAGCATCACTCCAATATTGTTCCATGGCAAATGCTATGCGAAGAAAAAGGATGTGTACTCAAGATAATTCCAATTAGCGATAGTGGTGAATTGGATATGGAGGCATTTGATAAAATGCTGAACGAGAAAACCAAACTTGTTTCTGTTGTTCATGTTTCAAATTCGCTAGGGACAATAAATCCAGTTGCCGAGATTATTGAAAAGGCTCATAAAATAGGAGCGAAGGTTATCGTGGATGGTGCTCAGGCTACTTCCCACTTAGATATAGATGTACAGGCACTAGACGTTGATTTTTATGTTTTCTCAGCTCATAAGCTTTTTGGCCCTACAGGAATGGGAGTGCTTTATGGTAAAAGAGATGTGCTAGAAGCTATGCCCCCTTGGAGAGGCGGTGGTGAAATGATCAAAGAAGTAACTTTTGAAAAAACTACCTACAATGATTTGCCTTATAAGTTTGAGGCTGGAACACCGAACATAGCAGACGTAATTGCAGTTAAAAATGCTGTTGACTATATCAATAAACTAGGCAAAAAGAACATCCGAGCATATGAAGATGAGCTTTTGGCGTATGCAACTGAAAAACTAAGTGAGATAGAGGGCTTACAAATCGTAGGAACTGCAAAAGAAAAAGTGAGTGTGATTTCCTTCACAATAGATGGTATTCATCCGCAGGATATTGGTATAATGCTAGATCAACAAGGGATTGCAATTCGTACTGGACACCATTGTACGCAGCCATTAATGCAACGATTTGGAATTCCGGGAACAGCAAGGGCATCTTTTGCTGTTTACAATACCAAAGAAGAAATAGACCTGCTAGTTGCAGGTATCAAAAAAGTAAAGAAGTTTTTGTTGTAA
- a CDS encoding 3-deoxy-D-arabinoheptulosonate-7-phosphate synthase, protein MKVTIESQPISAWGIDTKGKPLVIAGPCSAETEEQYLETARGIAKNGYAHVLRAGVWKPRTRPGSFEGVGEEALPWLQQAKKETGLPTAIEVATPEHVELALKYGVDILWLGARTTVNPFNVQALADSLKGVDVPVLIKNPINPDLALWVGAFERIAGAGITKLGAIHRGFSNAQETKYRNSPMWQIAVELKAMLPNIPMIGDPSHMAGKRSLLAELTQRSMDLNYDGLIIESHRNPDEAWSDASQQLTPDALGEMLAGIEYRNETYGADFHDELERLRNRLDNLDRELLEVLASRMSVVEQLGEYKRDNNVAVLQLGRWNQVHDSRAEWGKSLNLYGETVEELFKLIHMESIRKQTEVMNNQPA, encoded by the coding sequence ATGAAAGTAACGATCGAATCACAACCAATATCAGCTTGGGGAATTGATACAAAAGGAAAGCCTCTTGTTATCGCTGGGCCTTGTAGTGCAGAAACTGAAGAACAGTATCTTGAAACTGCAAGGGGAATTGCAAAAAATGGTTATGCACATGTGCTAAGAGCAGGTGTATGGAAGCCAAGAACGCGTCCAGGTAGTTTTGAAGGCGTAGGAGAAGAAGCCTTACCTTGGTTACAACAAGCAAAAAAAGAAACCGGTTTACCTACAGCAATTGAAGTTGCAACTCCAGAGCACGTAGAATTGGCACTTAAATATGGTGTTGATATTCTATGGCTAGGTGCAAGAACAACTGTAAACCCTTTCAACGTACAAGCATTAGCAGATTCTTTGAAAGGAGTAGATGTACCTGTATTGATTAAAAACCCAATTAATCCTGACCTTGCCCTATGGGTAGGTGCATTTGAAAGAATCGCAGGAGCTGGAATAACAAAACTTGGTGCTATACACAGAGGATTTTCGAATGCTCAAGAAACAAAGTATAGAAACTCTCCAATGTGGCAAATTGCGGTAGAATTAAAAGCAATGTTGCCTAACATTCCAATGATTGGTGATCCAAGTCACATGGCTGGAAAACGCTCGTTATTGGCTGAGCTTACTCAGCGTTCAATGGACTTGAACTATGATGGATTGATCATTGAATCTCACAGAAACCCTGATGAAGCGTGGTCTGATGCCTCTCAGCAATTAACTCCTGATGCTTTAGGAGAAATGTTAGCTGGAATTGAGTACAGAAACGAAACATATGGTGCTGACTTCCATGATGAACTAGAAAGATTAAGAAATAGACTTGATAATCTTGACCGTGAATTGCTTGAAGTTTTGGCTTCTAGAATGTCAGTGGTAGAGCAATTAGGTGAATATAAAAGAGATAACAACGTAGCTGTTCTTCAGTTGGGTCGTTGGAATCAAGTTCATGACAGCCGTGCAGAATGGGGCAAAAGCCTTAATCTATACGGAGAAACTGTTGAAGAACTTTTCAAGTTGATCCACATGGAAAGTATCAGAAAACAAACTGAGGTGATGAATAATCAGCCAGCATAA
- a CDS encoding Ubiquinone/menaquinone biosynthesis C-methylase UbiE — protein MSYATTEITSAEIVSDNPVHQRLYFPYEEAAKRISGKVLELGTGWGRGVEKLIENCDHYTGLDKNAELIAALQAKYPKHYFNTADFPDLSEFADETFDFVVTFQVIEHINDDHKFLSEAKRVLKKGGKIFLTTVNKTYSLSRNPWHVREYHTAELKALMEQYFTTVDTMGVGGNEKVWAYYEENKKSVNKTMRWDILDLQHRLPGWMLRAPYEYLNRRNRDKLMNQTSGLAAEIKWDDHFLCLDPNECIDFFFVGIK, from the coding sequence ATGTCCTACGCTACAACCGAAATAACCAGTGCTGAGATTGTCTCCGATAATCCCGTACACCAAAGATTATATTTTCCTTACGAAGAAGCTGCAAAACGAATCAGTGGAAAAGTTCTAGAACTAGGAACTGGATGGGGACGTGGAGTGGAAAAACTTATTGAAAACTGCGATCACTATACAGGATTAGACAAAAACGCAGAATTGATTGCCGCATTACAAGCAAAATATCCGAAGCATTATTTTAATACCGCAGATTTTCCTGACTTAAGTGAATTTGCGGATGAGACGTTTGATTTTGTTGTCACATTTCAAGTAATAGAGCATATCAATGATGATCACAAGTTCCTATCGGAAGCTAAAAGAGTACTGAAGAAAGGAGGAAAGATTTTTCTAACAACAGTAAATAAAACATATTCATTAAGTAGGAATCCTTGGCACGTTAGAGAATATCACACTGCCGAACTTAAGGCTTTAATGGAGCAATACTTTACAACTGTGGACACCATGGGTGTTGGTGGTAACGAAAAGGTATGGGCCTATTATGAAGAAAACAAGAAGTCTGTAAATAAGACCATGAGATGGGATATTTTAGACTTACAGCATAGATTGCCAGGTTGGATGCTAAGAGCTCCCTACGAATACTTAAATAGACGAAATAGGGATAAATTAATGAATCAAACCAGCGGATTAGCTGCTGAGATCAAATGGGATGATCATTTTCTATGTTTAGACCCTAACGAATGTATTGATTTCTTCTTCGTTGGGATCAAATAA